From Megalobrama amblycephala isolate DHTTF-2021 linkage group LG24, ASM1881202v1, whole genome shotgun sequence, the proteins below share one genomic window:
- the ddx19a gene encoding ATP-dependent RNA helicase DDX19A isoform X2, protein MSTDSWALAVDEQESTAKPIKNLRIMEAGDTDDGDKSDEEEKEDKATQSLLNKLIRSNVVNNTNQVEVLQRDPNSPLYSVKTFEELRLKPQLLKGVYEMGFNRPSKIQENALPMMLAEPPQNLIAQSQSGTGKTAAFVLAMLSHVDPGLKWPQCLCISPTYELALQTGKVIAQMGKFYPEVKLAYAVRGHKMERGVKIKEQIVIGTPGTVLDWCVKLKLIDPKKIKVFVLDEADVMIATQGHQDQSIRIQRMLPKGCQMLLFSATFEDSVWKFAERVVPDPNIIKLKREEETLDTIKQYYVQCNSKEDKFNALCNIYGAITIAQAMIFCHTRKTANWLAGQLSKEGHQVALLSGEMVVEQRAAVIERFRDGKEKVLITTNVCARGIDVEQVSVVINFDLPLDKDGNPDNETYLHRIGRTGRFGKRGLAVNMVDSQRSMEILKTYERHFNKKILRLDTDDLDEIEKIAN, encoded by the exons ATGTCAACCGATTCGTGGGCTCTAGCTGTGGACGAACAAGAGTCTACAGCCAAGCCT ATTAAGAACTTGAGGATAATGGAAGCGGGAGATAC AGATGATGGTGACAAATCTGATGAAGAGGAAAAAG AGGACAAAGCCACACAGTCTCTCCTTAATAAGCTGATCAGAAGCAATGTggtcaacaacacaaaccaagTGGAGGTTCTTCAGAGAGACCCAAACTCACCACTGTATTCAGTCAAGACCTTCGAGGAGCTGAGACT GAAACCTCAGTTGCTCAAAGGCGTCTATGAAATGGGCTTCAACAGACCATCTAAAATCCAAGAGAATGCCCTTCCCATGATGCTCGCCGAACC ACCTCAGAATCTGATCGCTCAGTCTCAGTCTGGCACTGGTAAAACAGCCGCCTTCGTGCTGGCCATGCTCAGTCATGTGGACCCAGGCTTAAAATGGCCGCAG TGTCTGTGCATTTCTCCCACATATGAACTCGCTCTGCAGACGGGTAAAGTCATTGCGCAAATGGGCAAGTTTTATCCTGAAGTTAAACTGGCATATGCTGTTCGAGGACATAAAA TGGAGCGTGGCGTTAAGATCAAGGAGCAGATCGTCATCGGCACACCTGGGACAGTTCTGGACTGGTGCGTTAAGCTGAAGCTCATCGACCCGAAAAAGATCAAAGTGTTTGTTCTGGACGAGGCTGATGTCATGATTGCTACACAGGGACACCAAGACCAGAGCATCCGCATTCAGAG AATGCTGCCCAAAGGCTGTCAGATGTTACTTTTCTCTGCCACCTTTGAGGACTCTGTGTGGAAGTTTGCCGAGCGGGTCGTGCCGGATCCCAACATCATCAAGCTTAAACGAGAAGAGGAGACCTTGGACACTATCAAGCAGTACTATGTGCAATGCAACAGCAAGGAGGACAAGTTCAATGCACTCTGTAACATCTACGGAGCCATCACTATCGCACAAGCTATGATCTTCTGTCAT ACTCGAAAAACAGCCAACTGGCTTGCCGGCCAGCTGTCTAAAGAGGGCCACCAGGTGGCGCTCCTCAGTGGGGAAATGGTGGTTGAGCAGAGAGCAGCTGTTATTGAACGTTTCAGAGATGGCAAGGAGAAAGTTCTCATCACTACTAATGTCTGTGCAAGAG GTATTGATGTTGAACAAGTGTCAGTGGTGATCAACTTTGACCTTCCACTGGACAAAGATGGCAATCCAGACAACGAAACGTACCTCCACCGGATCGGTAGGACTGGACGCTTTGGCAAGAGAGGACTCGCTGTCAACATGGTGGACAGTCAGCGCAGCATGGAGATTCTCAAGACATACGAGAGGCATTTTA ATAAGAAAATTTTGAGGCTGGACACGGATGACCTTGACGAAATTGAAAAAATCGCCAACTGA
- the ddx19a gene encoding ATP-dependent RNA helicase DDX19A isoform X1, which yields MSTDSWALAVDEQESTAKPIKNLRIMEAGDTASRQTNDDGDKSDEEEKEDKATQSLLNKLIRSNVVNNTNQVEVLQRDPNSPLYSVKTFEELRLKPQLLKGVYEMGFNRPSKIQENALPMMLAEPPQNLIAQSQSGTGKTAAFVLAMLSHVDPGLKWPQCLCISPTYELALQTGKVIAQMGKFYPEVKLAYAVRGHKMERGVKIKEQIVIGTPGTVLDWCVKLKLIDPKKIKVFVLDEADVMIATQGHQDQSIRIQRMLPKGCQMLLFSATFEDSVWKFAERVVPDPNIIKLKREEETLDTIKQYYVQCNSKEDKFNALCNIYGAITIAQAMIFCHTRKTANWLAGQLSKEGHQVALLSGEMVVEQRAAVIERFRDGKEKVLITTNVCARGIDVEQVSVVINFDLPLDKDGNPDNETYLHRIGRTGRFGKRGLAVNMVDSQRSMEILKTYERHFNKKILRLDTDDLDEIEKIAN from the exons ATGTCAACCGATTCGTGGGCTCTAGCTGTGGACGAACAAGAGTCTACAGCCAAGCCT ATTAAGAACTTGAGGATAATGGAAGCGGGAGATACAGCTTCACGTCAGACTAATG ATGATGGTGACAAATCTGATGAAGAGGAAAAAG AGGACAAAGCCACACAGTCTCTCCTTAATAAGCTGATCAGAAGCAATGTggtcaacaacacaaaccaagTGGAGGTTCTTCAGAGAGACCCAAACTCACCACTGTATTCAGTCAAGACCTTCGAGGAGCTGAGACT GAAACCTCAGTTGCTCAAAGGCGTCTATGAAATGGGCTTCAACAGACCATCTAAAATCCAAGAGAATGCCCTTCCCATGATGCTCGCCGAACC ACCTCAGAATCTGATCGCTCAGTCTCAGTCTGGCACTGGTAAAACAGCCGCCTTCGTGCTGGCCATGCTCAGTCATGTGGACCCAGGCTTAAAATGGCCGCAG TGTCTGTGCATTTCTCCCACATATGAACTCGCTCTGCAGACGGGTAAAGTCATTGCGCAAATGGGCAAGTTTTATCCTGAAGTTAAACTGGCATATGCTGTTCGAGGACATAAAA TGGAGCGTGGCGTTAAGATCAAGGAGCAGATCGTCATCGGCACACCTGGGACAGTTCTGGACTGGTGCGTTAAGCTGAAGCTCATCGACCCGAAAAAGATCAAAGTGTTTGTTCTGGACGAGGCTGATGTCATGATTGCTACACAGGGACACCAAGACCAGAGCATCCGCATTCAGAG AATGCTGCCCAAAGGCTGTCAGATGTTACTTTTCTCTGCCACCTTTGAGGACTCTGTGTGGAAGTTTGCCGAGCGGGTCGTGCCGGATCCCAACATCATCAAGCTTAAACGAGAAGAGGAGACCTTGGACACTATCAAGCAGTACTATGTGCAATGCAACAGCAAGGAGGACAAGTTCAATGCACTCTGTAACATCTACGGAGCCATCACTATCGCACAAGCTATGATCTTCTGTCAT ACTCGAAAAACAGCCAACTGGCTTGCCGGCCAGCTGTCTAAAGAGGGCCACCAGGTGGCGCTCCTCAGTGGGGAAATGGTGGTTGAGCAGAGAGCAGCTGTTATTGAACGTTTCAGAGATGGCAAGGAGAAAGTTCTCATCACTACTAATGTCTGTGCAAGAG GTATTGATGTTGAACAAGTGTCAGTGGTGATCAACTTTGACCTTCCACTGGACAAAGATGGCAATCCAGACAACGAAACGTACCTCCACCGGATCGGTAGGACTGGACGCTTTGGCAAGAGAGGACTCGCTGTCAACATGGTGGACAGTCAGCGCAGCATGGAGATTCTCAAGACATACGAGAGGCATTTTA ATAAGAAAATTTTGAGGCTGGACACGGATGACCTTGACGAAATTGAAAAAATCGCCAACTGA
- the ubxn10 gene encoding UBX domain-containing protein 10 isoform X1, giving the protein MSSGDMMHVTRPKSSKGRSRPMMAHTSSVETPSQPSSLSPQPPAAKVNERLNQSLRSRAILRRSSQPSTDILTEIFDRPPDEPVSLNKYRVLPSIEKKTSSSNFSQGDSSHRICQHSSRVYTKARTDVMSEGTGSETGPTPPEESGLLLAIRTPCGQRFKCHFRPTDQLQVVLSATEAEFGERFDNCVIETMDVPRRTFTNLTMTLAQCGVLNKSVLCISQDDSNMDLT; this is encoded by the coding sequence ATGTCCTCAGGAGACATGATGCATGTGACCAGGCCCAAGTCTTCTAAGGGGCGCAGCAGACCCATGATGGCTCACACTTCGAGTGTGGAAACACCTTCTCAGCCCTCGTCTCTTTCACCCCAACCTCCAGCTGCCAAGGTTAATGAGAGGTTAAACCAGTCCCTTCGATCCCGAGCCATTCTGAGACGCAGCAGTCAACCAAGTACAGATATACTGACTGAAATCTTTGACAGACCCCCGGATGAGCCCGTCTCACTCAACAAATACAGGGTTCTGCCATCCATAGAGAAAAAAACTTCCAGTTCTAATTTCAGTCAAGGTGACAGCAGCCATAGGATATGTCAACACTCTTCACGTGTCTACACAAAGGCCCGAACGGATGTGATGTCAGAGGGGACAGGAAGTGAGACAGGTCCAACTCCTCCAGAGGAATCAGGCCTGCTGCTTGCTATCAGAACTCCATGCGGTCAGAGATTCAAGTGCCATTTCCGGCCAACAGACCAGCTCCAGGTGGTGCTATCAGCCACGGAGGCTGAATTCGGGGAGAGGTTTGACAATTGTGTGATTGAGACTATGGATGTACCACGCAGGACTTTTACAAACCTTACAATGACCTTGGCTCAGTGTGGTGTCCTAAACAAATCAGTTTTATGCATTTCCCAAGATGACAGCAACATGGATTTAACTTGA
- the ddx19a gene encoding ATP-dependent RNA helicase DDX19A isoform X3 — protein sequence MEAGDTASRQTNDDGDKSDEEEKEDKATQSLLNKLIRSNVVNNTNQVEVLQRDPNSPLYSVKTFEELRLKPQLLKGVYEMGFNRPSKIQENALPMMLAEPPQNLIAQSQSGTGKTAAFVLAMLSHVDPGLKWPQCLCISPTYELALQTGKVIAQMGKFYPEVKLAYAVRGHKMERGVKIKEQIVIGTPGTVLDWCVKLKLIDPKKIKVFVLDEADVMIATQGHQDQSIRIQRMLPKGCQMLLFSATFEDSVWKFAERVVPDPNIIKLKREEETLDTIKQYYVQCNSKEDKFNALCNIYGAITIAQAMIFCHTRKTANWLAGQLSKEGHQVALLSGEMVVEQRAAVIERFRDGKEKVLITTNVCARGIDVEQVSVVINFDLPLDKDGNPDNETYLHRIGRTGRFGKRGLAVNMVDSQRSMEILKTYERHFNKKILRLDTDDLDEIEKIAN from the exons ATGGAAGCGGGAGATACAGCTTCACGTCAGACTAATG ATGATGGTGACAAATCTGATGAAGAGGAAAAAG AGGACAAAGCCACACAGTCTCTCCTTAATAAGCTGATCAGAAGCAATGTggtcaacaacacaaaccaagTGGAGGTTCTTCAGAGAGACCCAAACTCACCACTGTATTCAGTCAAGACCTTCGAGGAGCTGAGACT GAAACCTCAGTTGCTCAAAGGCGTCTATGAAATGGGCTTCAACAGACCATCTAAAATCCAAGAGAATGCCCTTCCCATGATGCTCGCCGAACC ACCTCAGAATCTGATCGCTCAGTCTCAGTCTGGCACTGGTAAAACAGCCGCCTTCGTGCTGGCCATGCTCAGTCATGTGGACCCAGGCTTAAAATGGCCGCAG TGTCTGTGCATTTCTCCCACATATGAACTCGCTCTGCAGACGGGTAAAGTCATTGCGCAAATGGGCAAGTTTTATCCTGAAGTTAAACTGGCATATGCTGTTCGAGGACATAAAA TGGAGCGTGGCGTTAAGATCAAGGAGCAGATCGTCATCGGCACACCTGGGACAGTTCTGGACTGGTGCGTTAAGCTGAAGCTCATCGACCCGAAAAAGATCAAAGTGTTTGTTCTGGACGAGGCTGATGTCATGATTGCTACACAGGGACACCAAGACCAGAGCATCCGCATTCAGAG AATGCTGCCCAAAGGCTGTCAGATGTTACTTTTCTCTGCCACCTTTGAGGACTCTGTGTGGAAGTTTGCCGAGCGGGTCGTGCCGGATCCCAACATCATCAAGCTTAAACGAGAAGAGGAGACCTTGGACACTATCAAGCAGTACTATGTGCAATGCAACAGCAAGGAGGACAAGTTCAATGCACTCTGTAACATCTACGGAGCCATCACTATCGCACAAGCTATGATCTTCTGTCAT ACTCGAAAAACAGCCAACTGGCTTGCCGGCCAGCTGTCTAAAGAGGGCCACCAGGTGGCGCTCCTCAGTGGGGAAATGGTGGTTGAGCAGAGAGCAGCTGTTATTGAACGTTTCAGAGATGGCAAGGAGAAAGTTCTCATCACTACTAATGTCTGTGCAAGAG GTATTGATGTTGAACAAGTGTCAGTGGTGATCAACTTTGACCTTCCACTGGACAAAGATGGCAATCCAGACAACGAAACGTACCTCCACCGGATCGGTAGGACTGGACGCTTTGGCAAGAGAGGACTCGCTGTCAACATGGTGGACAGTCAGCGCAGCATGGAGATTCTCAAGACATACGAGAGGCATTTTA ATAAGAAAATTTTGAGGCTGGACACGGATGACCTTGACGAAATTGAAAAAATCGCCAACTGA
- the ubxn10 gene encoding UBX domain-containing protein 10 isoform X2 yields the protein MMHVTRPKSSKGRSRPMMAHTSSVETPSQPSSLSPQPPAAKVNERLNQSLRSRAILRRSSQPSTDILTEIFDRPPDEPVSLNKYRVLPSIEKKTSSSNFSQGDSSHRICQHSSRVYTKARTDVMSEGTGSETGPTPPEESGLLLAIRTPCGQRFKCHFRPTDQLQVVLSATEAEFGERFDNCVIETMDVPRRTFTNLTMTLAQCGVLNKSVLCISQDDSNMDLT from the coding sequence ATGATGCATGTGACCAGGCCCAAGTCTTCTAAGGGGCGCAGCAGACCCATGATGGCTCACACTTCGAGTGTGGAAACACCTTCTCAGCCCTCGTCTCTTTCACCCCAACCTCCAGCTGCCAAGGTTAATGAGAGGTTAAACCAGTCCCTTCGATCCCGAGCCATTCTGAGACGCAGCAGTCAACCAAGTACAGATATACTGACTGAAATCTTTGACAGACCCCCGGATGAGCCCGTCTCACTCAACAAATACAGGGTTCTGCCATCCATAGAGAAAAAAACTTCCAGTTCTAATTTCAGTCAAGGTGACAGCAGCCATAGGATATGTCAACACTCTTCACGTGTCTACACAAAGGCCCGAACGGATGTGATGTCAGAGGGGACAGGAAGTGAGACAGGTCCAACTCCTCCAGAGGAATCAGGCCTGCTGCTTGCTATCAGAACTCCATGCGGTCAGAGATTCAAGTGCCATTTCCGGCCAACAGACCAGCTCCAGGTGGTGCTATCAGCCACGGAGGCTGAATTCGGGGAGAGGTTTGACAATTGTGTGATTGAGACTATGGATGTACCACGCAGGACTTTTACAAACCTTACAATGACCTTGGCTCAGTGTGGTGTCCTAAACAAATCAGTTTTATGCATTTCCCAAGATGACAGCAACATGGATTTAACTTGA